A window of the Methanomicrobiales archaeon genome harbors these coding sequences:
- a CDS encoding DUF4868 domain-containing protein: MIAELIGYINQSHKENVNLYFAKKNKNQTTKEVTYEFFKARIHPDIGEELRRNALSQMIRLHEKNPQYMEYGILPYSDSPIIEKIKNDDVPNLPSFLSSTANPRLSVITKDDFNKVFGYIVKIETGNITVFFFRKYSPKKLMEKGKLAVIFRDGQFSTLNENILALDSVYDAALLMRPPTPQTQTILPEVLVFHKSQFESLFSFIDFYLVEVQNKEEYLSAKEFFDDCGKIFECCTTDARKIRKLARVLKNSQIDQMDRDKIRRVVDEFNLTLGFTDDGKLRVDEQSIWTILRILDDDYVKSDITNSKYESRSKVRK, from the coding sequence ATGATCGCTGAACTTATTGGATATATCAACCAGTCTCACAAAGAAAATGTAAATCTTTATTTTGCAAAGAAAAACAAAAACCAAACAACCAAAGAAGTTACGTACGAATTTTTCAAAGCCAGAATTCATCCGGACATCGGAGAAGAACTGAGACGCAATGCACTGTCCCAGATGATCCGTCTCCATGAAAAAAATCCTCAATACATGGAATACGGAATTCTTCCCTATTCCGATAGCCCGATAATAGAGAAGATAAAAAATGACGATGTTCCAAATCTCCCATCCTTTCTATCGAGTACGGCCAATCCTCGGTTGAGCGTTATCACGAAGGATGACTTTAACAAGGTATTTGGATATATTGTAAAGATAGAGACTGGTAACATCACAGTGTTTTTCTTCAGGAAATATTCTCCCAAAAAGCTGATGGAGAAAGGTAAACTTGCTGTAATTTTTCGAGATGGCCAATTTTCCACGTTGAATGAAAACATCTTAGCCCTTGATTCTGTTTATGACGCAGCACTGCTGATGAGACCACCTACTCCCCAAACACAAACAATCCTCCCCGAGGTTTTGGTATTTCATAAGTCTCAATTCGAGTCGTTATTCAGCTTTATTGACTTCTATCTGGTGGAGGTTCAAAATAAAGAAGAATATCTCTCCGCGAAGGAATTTTTTGATGATTGCGGGAAGATATTTGAATGTTGTACAACCGACGCAAGAAAAATCCGAAAACTCGCACGAGTTCTAAAAAACAGTCAGATCGACCAGATGGATCGGGATAAGATTCGTAGAGTGGTAGATGAATTCAATTTGACATTGGGATTCACTGATGACGGTAAGTTAAGGGTGGACGAACAGAGCATCTGGACTATTCTGCGGATTCTCGATGATGACTACGTAAAGTCGGATATTACAAATAGCAAATACGAGTCTCGATCCAAGGTGAGGAAGTGA